GCGGAAGTAGCCAAGGTCGAAATGAAAGCAGAGAAGAGAGCACCAGCTCCGAAGCCCAAGCCCACGACAGGTACGAAAGAGCAGCCAAAAACACAAAAACCAGCTACACCATCACCAAATCCGGCCCCAGAATCAACACAGGAGCCTGTAACACCGCCGACTGTACCAGATGGAAATGGCGGCGAATCCAATCCTGAGCCGACGGATAGTAACATGCCACCACCAGATATTTTGGCTCCGCCTGCACCAGCGACAGATAGTGCTGATGTAGGGCAAACTGGATGATCTTGAACACACCCCCCAGGCAACAGTACATATTCTATCGTACAAAGACAGTCGTGCCTTTGCTGGGGAGGGAGTGCGGAAGCGATGAAAAACCTGCAAGAGACCATGAAGCAGTTACAAAAAGCATCCGAAAGTTTGTCCAAGCTCGGCTTTGACCCAGATCATCCGTGGAAAGCATTGAGCCAGATGGGGCAGGTGCTGGATACGAATTTTTGGGAGAATATCGCGACGCTCAATAAGCAAGCAGCACAAAAGACGGCCACCGCCGCAGCGCCAAATGCACCACCCGTGAAAAAGGGGAAAAAAAAGACGAAGGAAAAACCGATGCGTTTCGTGCAGGTAGACGATTCGCATTTTTCCCCAGCCTCGGATATTTACCAATCAGAGCAAATGGTCATCGTTTCCTGTGAACTGCCGGGCTTCGATCGCGATAGTTTGGAGATTACCCTCTCCGACCAACGGTTGCTTGAGGTCAAAGGGAACTTCAAAGAAAGTGAGCATCAGGGACTTCGTACACAAGGGGAAAGGAGCTACGGCCCCTTTTATCGAAAGCTGGCTTTACCGGTTTCCGTTAGTTCAAAAGGGATGAAGGCCCAGTATCAAGACGGGGTGTTAGAAATCTATTTGATGCGTGATGGAGCTGCGAACGAACGAAGAACAACATTTAAAGCGAGTTTGTAAAAACAGGTGGTAGTGGAGAAATCAAAAAAGAACCTGAGTATTCCTACCAGGTTCTTTTTTATTGCACATAAACAGAGGCGATGATATAATCAGCTCACGACTGTTCATTATATATATTCATAGTTATTGCATCTTTCACTTTAATCGTACCATGCTGGTGAACTCTTGTCAAATGTTTTTTCTCAATTTAATGGTTAGGAGAGATATTGAATGAGTTCTTTGGTTCTCAGTTTTCAGGAGATGGAAAAAACGCAGCTTTTGCTCGTTGGCGGAAAAGGGTTACATTTAGGGGAATTGTCAAAAATTCAAGGAATACAAGTACCGGAAGGATTTTGTGTGACAACAGTGGGATATCAAAAGGCCATCGAACAAAACGAAACGTATCGTGCTTTGTTGGATCGACTAGCCATGCTAAAAGTACAAGATCGAGATCAAATTGGTGAAATCAGCAGGAAGATTCGCCAATTCATTATGGAAGTAGAAATTCCTTCCGATGTTGTGAAAGCCGTTACTCATTATCTCTCCCAATTCAGAGAGGAGCATGCTTATGCAGTGCGTTCCAGTGCGACTGCTGAAGATTTACCACATGCCTCTTTTGCAGGTCAACAAGACACCTATTTAAATATTATTGGTAAAGAAGCAATCTTGCAGCACATCAGTAAATGTTGGGCTTCTCTATTTACGGATCGCGCGGTAATCTACCGTATGCAAAATGGATTTGACCACCGTCACGTTTATTTATCCGTTATCGTTCAAAAAATGGTTTTCCCACAGGCTTCCGGAATTTTATTTACCGCTGATCCCATTACATCCAACCGGAAGTTGCTATCGATCGACGCCAGTTATGGACTTGGAGAGGCACTGGTCTCTGGCCTGGTATCTGCTGATTGTTATAAAGTGCAGGAAGGGGAAATCGTCGATAAGAGGATAGCAACCAAAAAATTGGCTATCTATGGACGAAAAGAAGGTGGAACAGAGACAAAGCAGATCGATCCTGATCAGCAAAAGACCCAAACTCTTACGGAACCACAAATATTACAACTGGCACGCATTGGAAGACAGATCGAAGCTTATTTTGGTTGCCCACAAGATATCGAATGGTGTTTGGTTGATGATACTTTTTCTATTGTCCAGAGCCGTCCAATCACGACTTTATACCCCATCCCTGAAGCAAATGATCAAGAAAATCACGTCTATGTATCTGTTGGTCATCAACAAATGATGACCGACCCCATGAAACCATTGGGACTGTCTTTTTTCCTGTTAACGACTCCGGCACCTATGCGTAAAGCAGGAGGAAGGTTGTTTGTTGATGTTACAAATATGTTAGCTTCACCTGATAGCAGACAAATCATATTAGATACCCTGGGACAATCCGATCCGCTTATAAAAGACGCGCTTCTGACCGTAATAGAGCGAGGAGATTTTATACCATTGTTACCCATAGATAAAAAAGAGCAGAGTCCTGGTAAAAGCAAGAAAGGTATGTCGTCTTTGGGTTTTCAAGAACAATTCGAAAACGATCCGATCATTGTTTCTGATTTGATTAAGCGTAGTCAAGCATCGATCGAAGAGTTAAAGCATGACATCCAAACGAAATCAGGAGCGGATTTATTTGATTTTATTCGAGAAGACATTCAGCAATTAAAGAAGATTTTATTTGATCCACAAACCATTGGTGTGATTACGGCTGCTATGAATGCTTCAAAATGGATCAATGAAAAAATGAACGAGTGGTTGGGGGAAAAAAACGTAGCAGACACGCTTTCTCAGTCTGTGCCACACAATATTACGTCGGAAATGGGACTGGCGCTCATGGATGTTGCAGATGTGGTTCGTCCTTATCCAGAAGTAATTGATTTTTTACAGCGTGTAAAAGAAGATAACTTTTTGGATGATTTGGTTCAGTTTGAAGGTGGACAGGAAACGCAAGACGCAATCTATGCTTATCTCACGAAATACGGAATGCGATGTGCCGGAGAAATCGATATAACGAAAACGCGTTGGAGTGAAAAACCAATGACGCTTGTCCCCATAATTCTAGGTAACATCAAAAACTTTGAGCCGAATGCTGGCAATCGGAAATTCGAACAAGGGCGACAGGAAGCTTTGGAAAAAGAGCAAGAGCTATTAGAGCGATTGAAGCAATTACCGGATGGTGAACAAAAATCCAAAGAAACAAAACAAATGATCGACCTCATCCGGAATTTCAGTGGGTTTAGGGAATATCCAAAATACGGCATGGTGAATCGCTACTTCGTTTATAAGCAGGCTTTACTGAAAGAAGCCGAGCAACTCGTACAAGCAAGTGTTATTCATGAAAAAGAAGATATATACTATCTCACTTTTGAAGAACTTTACGAGGTCGTACGCACAAACAAACCGGATGATCAGATCATCAGCAAACGAAAAGACGATTGCAAGTTTTTTAAAAAACTGACTCCCCCACGTGTAATCACGTCTGATGGTGAAATCATTACAGGTGAGTACAAACGAGAAAATCTGCCAGCCAATGCGATTGTAGGTCTACCTGTTTCTTCCGGGGTTATAGAGGGGCGAGCACGAGTCATCGTAAACATGGAAGATGCTGATCTAGAAGATGGAGATATATTAGTCACCTCCTTTACTGACCCTGGCTGGACACCGTTGTTTGTATCCATAAAAGGTCTTGTCACCGAAGTCGGTGGACTGATGACCCATGGGGCAGTGATCGCGCGTGAATATGGCTTGCCAGCAGTTGTCGGCGTGGAACATGCTACCACTCTGATAAAAGACGGGCAACGAATTCGCGTGCATGGAACAGAAGGGTATATTGAAATATTGTAGTCAGGGGGGCCTCGTGCCTCCTTTTTTGTTTCGTTTTTCAGCCAAAATAAAAACAGTGTCAATGAAAAGACATTAACACTGCCGGGATTAGATGTTCCCAAACATCGGTTGATCGACGACATTGGGGTCCAGTGTATTCGTTGCGTTGACACCATTGAGCGTGTTGACTACGTTACCTGTGTTGCCGCCTCCTGAACCGGAGAATGTCTTGGCGGCTGTTTTTGGCGATATGTTGAGCGTATCTCCGAAGTTAACTGTACCCGAATTATTATTGATATTGACAGCTCCAATGACAGAAGGCACAGTTTACCCCCTCCCTCCAGTTTTTGGTTCTTCTTGGAAAATGTGACGAATATTTACGACTCGTGTTTCGAGTTTTATGGATTCGTTCGAACCAACATGGATGACGGAGGATCCTGCTACGAAAGGGACTTCCACTTTTCGAATGAAAATGTACGGGCAGTCGTGGAACGTATCGATGCAAATCGGATCTGAGAGACTAGGGGGAGTTAAAGGTACGGAAAAGGTCGAGTAATTCTCAAACATAAATTCATTTTCATAGAAGATGGCCTGCTCACGTTGGACGGCTAATATGTTTGCGACAGCGTCAATCTGCCGGGAATCACCTATTTGCAGAACAGATGAGGTATCGACCGAGAGAACATCCAGCTTACGGACATGACTGGTCCTTCGGTACATGGTGACAACCCTCCTTATGAAGCGGGCAGCGCAGTATCAATCGGGATCGTGGCTCCGACAATCATTTTTTCGGGTGGCGTTTCATAAATCGCTCTGAGGTCTACTGTCTGCGTGTCCCCAATAAACAAGGAAGCGGAAGAAGTGAGAGCACTGACGGAGACCCTCTTTACACAAATGGCTTCGTTTATCACTTGATACCTCATCATGGTTCGTTCACCTCACGAGGCAAATTTTTCACGAATGTTTCGCAGGTCTTGTCGATATCCCGTTTCACTTTTTGGACTGTCTTTTGTACGAAAACATCGAGCTGCTCTGGTTCTAGTTCATCGGTAGGGAGCTCACTCAGGTAATACTTAATCCGTTGATCGATCTGCTTTTTAATGTCATCCAAGATAAAGGCACGATAATTGTTATCCAGTGGATAGTTGCACTCTGTTTCGATTCTTTCAAGAACGAGGTAGGCATCTTGCTCCAAGTATTGATAAATTTCTTTCTGGACACGGTTAAAAAGTGGGGCAGTGCTTTGGTACGGATTAGGGACATCCATCGATTGATTGATGGAAAAATCACCGATTCCTGCATCATTTCCTTTCGGGTTTAAACCGATATTGAGAGTCCCTTCCAGTCGCTCAACTTTTAGCAGATCGAATTTGTACTCGTTTTTGATGACGGAAGGAATCTGTTTTTCCTTGAGATCATTTACATCTTGCTGCAGCTGTTCAATCATTTGCTTCAATTTCTCGATCTTATCATTTTGCAATTGTATATAGTCATGTAACTGTTGCATATACTGCATCATTTCGGGATCCATGTACATGACGACCATCCTTCTTCATCTAAGAGTGCCAGAGCGAACAGGTGAAGGCTGAACCAATGGAATGAGGGGCACGAATTCTTCCGCACCGGTTGTGGGGAGAGGCCCCACCTGTGGAGCTGGCTCTGTGAATCCGCCGGTGTTGTAAAGCTTGGATACGGGCTTGATAATCCCTGCGCTTCCTATTTGGCACACCGAAGAGTTGCTTATGCCTTCGATCTTGAGCGAATTGATTACGATATGTTGCGTAACAAAAAAATTCATGCGAAATCTCGTCCCTTTGCCCTGAAATCGTTCGTTTCTTCTACAAAAAGCGGGATATCATTATCGGATTGTTCATTGACGTAGACGACGCTACGTGGAATTTTAAAGGACAGATTGGTACCAGAATTGAATGATCCTCCACCCGCGAAGGTTTTGGCATAAGTGGTAGGTGCGATTTTACGGACGTCTCCGACATTGAAAACGCCGCCCACGTTGTTTACATTGATGACTCCAACGAATGCTGGCATGTTCGGCACATCCTTTTGGGAGAGATCCTCTCTGTATTGTATGTCGTAGGCCAGTGGGTGTTCATACCTGTTTTTGCGACCGAACCAGTGTAAGCAGCATACGATGTATGGATAGGCGCGAGTTATAGGAAAAGGAGAAAAAGTTCCATGAATATGAAGGTGACGAATAAAAAAATTGACGTCGGTGATTTCAGCTTTGGTGGAGTAACTAAGTCGTCGATTGTGCTGATTGGGGACACCGATGTCCTTTCCTGCTACTCAATATTTGATACGCCGCCACACGCCGTGATTTATTCACCCCAAGTTCCTCTCCAGCCGTTAGACCTTGGCTTGCGAAGAGGGTAGAGGTGTTTTTTACTGGTTCGCGTATTTCGTCTGGTAGTGGCTGAGAGCCAGCAACGGCCAAATCCAACGATAGCTGTGATAAGCAAAGTAAGTGCCGCCAGGACGGCCCCCGCCAGTCGGGTAGCGAGTCGTCCAGTCATTTGCTTGATTGTGAGTGAGCAAATAGTGAATCCCTCGTTGAAGCTCTGCTGTCGGCTTGGATGACACGGCTATCAGTGCATCGGTTGCCCATGCCGTCTGCGAGGGAGTACTTGCTCCGAGGGGGACGTACGTTTTTTTCTGGTCGCTTTGGCAAGATTCGCCCCAGCCGCCGTCGGGATTTTGATTGGCAACCAACCACGAAACCGCTTTTTGGATGGCGGGATCAGTAGGGGAAAAGCCAATCGCCATCAGCCCGGTAATCGCAGCCCATGTACCGTATAGGTAAGCAATTCCCCAACGTCCATACCAGGAGCCGTCTGACTCTTGATGTTTGAGAAGCCAGCGGACTCCTTTTTCTACATGTGGGTCAGTCAATGTTCGGCCGGCATAGTTTCCGAGGAACTCTAAGGTCCTCCCTGTCAAATCGGCAGAGGAGGGATCTGTACTGACGGTATCGGCACCTTCGATCGGCAGGTGGCGAATGAAATCAGCATCTGTATTTCGTTCAAAAGCAGGCCAGCCCCCATCGTCGTTTTGCATCGATAATAGCCATTCGAGACCGCGTTTCCAAGCGGCTGCTGTTGTTATATCCGTGCGGGCGAGCAGGCGCAGAGAGCGCAGAGCTGCCGTCGTATCATCAATATCCGGATTCATGGTGTTGTAGTCAGAAAAGCCCCAACCGCCAGGCTTTCCTTTTGGATTGCGGATTTTCCAGTCACCGTACGTATGCTGCTGCTTTTGGAGAAGGTAACGATTTGCTTTTTGAATCGCGGGATGTGTGGTAGGAAGTCCGCTTTTTTGCAGGGAAGAAGCCAAGAGCGCAGTGTCCCAGACGGCTGAGGTAGCTAGCTGCAAATGTGCGCCGTTTTCATAATCGTAGACACTATTCGCAAGCCCCTGCATCGCTTTTTGGATGAGTGGGTCTTTCGGAGAAAACCCCCGAGCGAGCAGCGCAAATATCATGAAAAAGGTAGAGGTCGAATAATTGTACAGAGTTCCGTCCGGCTCGATTCGCGCCAGGATGTATTGTTCCAGACGCCGTAGGGCGAGCTTATGTAGTTGTCCGGGCAAAAAGGGGAGACTTTGCAAGGAATCGTGGATGGTAGCGAGGAACGATTGGCCCTCTTTGAGGAAATGATCTAGGAATCGATGCGGATATAGCCCGCGAGTGATAGGTGTATCTGCGTATAGATCGGACAAGTCTGGCGCATTGTCAGGCTTTTTTACATATTTGCGATCAGCCACAATCATCATGGGGGCAAGATGGACACGTGCGTAGCTGACAAAATCGTAAAAGCTGACAGGGAAGCTCGGGGGCAATAGTGCAATCTCGACGGGAACGAGAAAATGCGAGGGCCATTGGTATTGGCCTGTCAGGGCTGTAGAGAATTTGGTCAGCAGGTTCGCTTGTGTCAGCCCACCCTTTTCCAAAATAAAGGAGCGAGCCAGGGCCATTCTCGGTTCGTCCTTCGTGTATTTGCCTGATAGTAGAAGGGC
This genomic stretch from Brevibacillus sp. DP1.3A harbors:
- a CDS encoding Hsp20/alpha crystallin family protein → MKNLQETMKQLQKASESLSKLGFDPDHPWKALSQMGQVLDTNFWENIATLNKQAAQKTATAAAPNAPPVKKGKKKTKEKPMRFVQVDDSHFSPASDIYQSEQMVIVSCELPGFDRDSLEITLSDQRLLEVKGNFKESEHQGLRTQGERSYGPFYRKLALPVSVSSKGMKAQYQDGVLEIYLMRDGAANERRTTFKASL
- the ppsA gene encoding phosphoenolpyruvate synthase; protein product: MSSLVLSFQEMEKTQLLLVGGKGLHLGELSKIQGIQVPEGFCVTTVGYQKAIEQNETYRALLDRLAMLKVQDRDQIGEISRKIRQFIMEVEIPSDVVKAVTHYLSQFREEHAYAVRSSATAEDLPHASFAGQQDTYLNIIGKEAILQHISKCWASLFTDRAVIYRMQNGFDHRHVYLSVIVQKMVFPQASGILFTADPITSNRKLLSIDASYGLGEALVSGLVSADCYKVQEGEIVDKRIATKKLAIYGRKEGGTETKQIDPDQQKTQTLTEPQILQLARIGRQIEAYFGCPQDIEWCLVDDTFSIVQSRPITTLYPIPEANDQENHVYVSVGHQQMMTDPMKPLGLSFFLLTTPAPMRKAGGRLFVDVTNMLASPDSRQIILDTLGQSDPLIKDALLTVIERGDFIPLLPIDKKEQSPGKSKKGMSSLGFQEQFENDPIIVSDLIKRSQASIEELKHDIQTKSGADLFDFIREDIQQLKKILFDPQTIGVITAAMNASKWINEKMNEWLGEKNVADTLSQSVPHNITSEMGLALMDVADVVRPYPEVIDFLQRVKEDNFLDDLVQFEGGQETQDAIYAYLTKYGMRCAGEIDITKTRWSEKPMTLVPIILGNIKNFEPNAGNRKFEQGRQEALEKEQELLERLKQLPDGEQKSKETKQMIDLIRNFSGFREYPKYGMVNRYFVYKQALLKEAEQLVQASVIHEKEDIYYLTFEELYEVVRTNKPDDQIISKRKDDCKFFKKLTPPRVITSDGEIITGEYKRENLPANAIVGLPVSSGVIEGRARVIVNMEDADLEDGDILVTSFTDPGWTPLFVSIKGLVTEVGGLMTHGAVIAREYGLPAVVGVEHATTLIKDGQRIRVHGTEGYIEIL
- a CDS encoding spore germination protein; this encodes MPSVIGAVNINNNSGTVNFGDTLNISPKTAAKTFSGSGGGNTGNVVNTLNGVNATNTLDPNVVDQPMFGNI
- a CDS encoding spore germination protein GerPE, translated to MYRRTSHVRKLDVLSVDTSSVLQIGDSRQIDAVANILAVQREQAIFYENEFMFENYSTFSVPLTPPSLSDPICIDTFHDCPYIFIRKVEVPFVAGSSVIHVGSNESIKLETRVVNIRHIFQEEPKTGGRG
- a CDS encoding spore germination protein GerPC codes for the protein MYMDPEMMQYMQQLHDYIQLQNDKIEKLKQMIEQLQQDVNDLKEKQIPSVIKNEYKFDLLKVERLEGTLNIGLNPKGNDAGIGDFSINQSMDVPNPYQSTAPLFNRVQKEIYQYLEQDAYLVLERIETECNYPLDNNYRAFILDDIKKQIDQRIKYYLSELPTDELEPEQLDVFVQKTVQKVKRDIDKTCETFVKNLPREVNEP
- a CDS encoding spore germination protein GerPB → MNFFVTQHIVINSLKIEGISNSSVCQIGSAGIIKPVSKLYNTGGFTEPAPQVGPLPTTGAEEFVPLIPLVQPSPVRSGTLR
- a CDS encoding spore germination protein, producing MPAFVGVINVNNVGGVFNVGDVRKIAPTTYAKTFAGGGSFNSGTNLSFKIPRSVVYVNEQSDNDIPLFVEETNDFRAKGRDFA
- the shc gene encoding squalene--hopene cyclase, which produces MRIGTTTNPSMLFPLSSFGAVFYREVNELREVQQEMNRIQAFLLQRQQEDGTWRFCLESSPMTDSHMIILLRTLGIHDERLMEKLTAHITSLQHDNGAWKLYPDEHEGHLSTTIDSYYALLLSGKYTKDEPRMALARSFILEKGGLTQANLLTKFSTALTGQYQWPSHFLVPVEIALLPPSFPVSFYDFVSYARVHLAPMMIVADRKYVKKPDNAPDLSDLYADTPITRGLYPHRFLDHFLKEGQSFLATIHDSLQSLPFLPGQLHKLALRRLEQYILARIEPDGTLYNYSTSTFFMIFALLARGFSPKDPLIQKAMQGLANSVYDYENGAHLQLATSAVWDTALLASSLQKSGLPTTHPAIQKANRYLLQKQQHTYGDWKIRNPKGKPGGWGFSDYNTMNPDIDDTTAALRSLRLLARTDITTAAAWKRGLEWLLSMQNDDGGWPAFERNTDADFIRHLPIEGADTVSTDPSSADLTGRTLEFLGNYAGRTLTDPHVEKGVRWLLKHQESDGSWYGRWGIAYLYGTWAAITGLMAIGFSPTDPAIQKAVSWLVANQNPDGGWGESCQSDQKKTYVPLGASTPSQTAWATDALIAVSSKPTAELQRGIHYLLTHNQANDWTTRYPTGGGRPGGTYFAYHSYRWIWPLLALSHYQTKYANQ